In Candidatus Palauibacter soopunensis, a single genomic region encodes these proteins:
- a CDS encoding beta-ketoacyl synthase N-terminal-like domain-containing protein, whose translation MRALRQRGATIQVELADMTDQGAIDGMLERIERDLPPLGGVIHSVGVLSDGALPNQSWERFERVLWPKILGAWHLHRATVDRDLDFFTLFSSRVGVMGNPGQTNHASANAFLDQLAGHRRALGLPGQAIAWGAWSDIGEAAEQRDRIDRQRSALGGRWFTPQQGMRAFDRLVRQDATTSVVMSMDWDVFEEAVEDPPPMLEDLLSAVSDARAGDDACSEDVLTRLRGSLAAEREDLLVSFVQGEVQAVLRLSSAPAPTVGFFDLGMDSLMAVELRNRLNRAFAGTYTAPNTLVFDYPNIAELAAHLAEELGEGGDAPAPAAAPVPEPAAEVRAQPSEGDPARDEDDGVAIVGMACRFPGAPDLAAFWRQLEAGTDAVTDGRRDAGPWNGVAGDPASEDHDARRGAFLEDIDKFDARFFGITPIEARMMDPRQRLLLETTWHALEDAGLDSAQLKGTNTGVYAGVTTGDYRDLAAAMGHGHGYLGTTMSVTAGRISFALGLTGPAVPLDMACASSLVAVHQAAAAVRQGEVELALVGGVNAILWPETATFMKEVGLLSASGFCHTFDAAADGFVRGEGCGMVVLKRHADAKADGDRIWGVIRGSAVNQNGTSAGLTVPNGPAQERVIERALAQAGVPPASVDYLEANGVGSDLGDPIEVQAAAAVYGRGRDEERPLLIGSVKTNIGHLECAAGIASLIKAVLAMNEGRIPKQLHFHNPNPHLAWEDLPVRVTDEAVAWPANGDRPPRAGVSSFGISGTNAHVVVEGNGGPDRAASLNGARMPAGPAVAVPVAVPESAGSPPLAAAAPREARVLPLSAKSPRALKELAGLYIEWLEGHGGETPEEDGAGDSVLADMAWTAGVGRTHLAHRAGLVFRDATSLREGLNVLAEQAVDDEWRRDAGPVTAPKVAFVFAGEENARDGSGADLYDREPVVRAILDRCDAVLKEERDGASLLDAMFGRAGAPGTPRDPEWAQPAAYALACALAALWASVGIRPGAVAGHGVGELAAAWAAGVFSLDDGLRLAAARGAAMARPKQRLAAAVPDGEAGDSAHDPLDDLEAAAKEMEFSAPSVAIVSQVTGRRMDPAGAPDGAYWREQARTQEDPGRASEALADLGVDLVVEIGAASSAGPTALSDWPDADDGVETPFAESVASAYEAGLPVSFAGLFAGETRRRIALPGYPFQRRRHWIETGA comes from the coding sequence ATCCGCGCGCTCCGGCAACGCGGCGCGACGATCCAGGTCGAATTGGCCGACATGACCGACCAGGGGGCCATCGACGGGATGCTCGAGCGCATCGAGCGCGATCTGCCGCCGCTCGGAGGCGTGATCCACAGCGTGGGCGTGCTGTCGGACGGCGCGCTCCCCAATCAGAGCTGGGAGCGGTTCGAGAGGGTGCTGTGGCCCAAGATCCTCGGCGCTTGGCACCTGCACCGCGCCACGGTGGACCGCGACCTCGACTTCTTCACGCTCTTCTCGAGCCGGGTCGGCGTCATGGGCAACCCGGGCCAGACGAACCACGCCTCGGCCAACGCCTTCCTGGACCAGCTCGCCGGCCACCGCCGCGCACTGGGACTCCCGGGACAGGCCATCGCGTGGGGCGCCTGGTCGGACATCGGCGAGGCAGCGGAACAGCGCGACCGGATCGACCGGCAGCGGTCGGCGCTCGGAGGCCGCTGGTTCACGCCGCAGCAGGGCATGCGGGCGTTCGACCGGCTCGTGCGGCAGGACGCCACCACGTCCGTCGTCATGTCGATGGACTGGGACGTGTTCGAGGAGGCGGTCGAAGATCCCCCGCCCATGCTCGAGGATCTCCTTTCCGCCGTGTCCGATGCCAGGGCGGGCGACGACGCTTGCTCCGAGGACGTCCTCACCCGGCTTCGGGGGTCGCTGGCGGCGGAGCGCGAGGACCTCCTGGTGTCCTTCGTGCAGGGAGAAGTGCAGGCCGTCCTGCGCCTGTCGTCGGCTCCGGCCCCCACGGTGGGGTTCTTCGATCTCGGGATGGACTCGCTGATGGCCGTGGAGTTGCGCAACCGGCTGAACCGGGCGTTCGCCGGGACGTACACGGCCCCGAATACGCTCGTGTTCGACTATCCGAACATCGCCGAACTCGCCGCGCATCTGGCCGAGGAACTCGGGGAAGGAGGCGACGCGCCGGCCCCGGCCGCGGCGCCCGTGCCGGAGCCCGCGGCCGAGGTTCGGGCCCAGCCTTCCGAGGGCGACCCGGCCCGGGACGAGGACGACGGCGTCGCGATCGTCGGCATGGCGTGCCGTTTCCCCGGCGCGCCGGACCTCGCCGCCTTCTGGCGCCAGCTCGAAGCCGGGACGGATGCGGTCACGGACGGGCGCCGGGACGCGGGCCCCTGGAACGGCGTGGCCGGAGATCCCGCCTCGGAGGATCACGACGCGCGCCGCGGCGCCTTCCTCGAGGACATCGACAAGTTCGACGCGCGCTTCTTCGGGATCACCCCGATCGAGGCGCGCATGATGGACCCCCGCCAGCGCCTCCTGCTCGAAACGACGTGGCACGCGCTGGAGGATGCGGGCCTGGATTCGGCGCAGTTGAAGGGCACGAATACGGGGGTCTACGCCGGAGTCACCACGGGAGACTACCGGGATCTCGCCGCGGCCATGGGCCACGGGCACGGGTACCTGGGGACGACGATGAGCGTGACCGCGGGCCGGATCTCCTTCGCGCTCGGTCTCACCGGTCCCGCGGTCCCGCTCGACATGGCGTGCGCTTCCTCGCTCGTGGCCGTCCACCAGGCCGCCGCCGCGGTCCGGCAGGGAGAAGTGGAACTGGCCCTCGTCGGAGGCGTCAACGCGATCCTGTGGCCCGAGACGGCCACGTTCATGAAGGAGGTCGGGCTGCTCTCGGCGAGCGGATTCTGCCACACCTTCGATGCGGCGGCGGACGGGTTCGTGCGCGGCGAGGGCTGCGGGATGGTCGTTCTCAAGCGGCACGCCGATGCGAAGGCGGACGGCGACCGGATCTGGGGCGTGATCCGCGGATCCGCGGTCAACCAGAACGGAACGAGCGCGGGGCTCACGGTCCCCAACGGGCCGGCCCAGGAACGCGTGATCGAGAGGGCGCTCGCCCAGGCGGGCGTCCCGCCGGCGTCGGTGGACTACCTAGAGGCGAACGGGGTGGGGTCCGATCTCGGCGACCCGATCGAGGTGCAGGCGGCCGCCGCCGTCTACGGCCGGGGACGCGACGAGGAGCGGCCTCTCCTCATCGGTTCGGTGAAGACGAACATCGGCCACCTCGAGTGCGCGGCCGGGATCGCGAGCCTCATCAAGGCCGTCCTGGCCATGAACGAGGGCCGGATACCGAAGCAGCTCCACTTCCACAACCCGAACCCCCATCTGGCCTGGGAGGACCTCCCGGTGCGGGTCACCGACGAGGCCGTGGCGTGGCCGGCAAACGGCGACCGGCCGCCCCGGGCGGGCGTGAGTTCGTTCGGGATTTCGGGGACGAACGCGCACGTCGTCGTCGAGGGGAACGGTGGGCCGGACCGCGCTGCCAGCCTGAACGGCGCCCGCATGCCCGCGGGTCCGGCGGTCGCCGTTCCGGTCGCCGTGCCCGAGTCGGCGGGTTCGCCGCCGCTCGCCGCCGCCGCTCCCCGGGAGGCCCGCGTCCTGCCTCTCTCCGCGAAGTCGCCCCGCGCGTTGAAGGAGCTGGCGGGGCTGTACATCGAGTGGCTGGAGGGGCACGGCGGGGAGACGCCGGAGGAGGATGGCGCCGGAGACTCGGTGCTCGCGGACATGGCATGGACGGCGGGTGTCGGCCGGACTCACCTCGCCCACCGGGCCGGCCTCGTGTTCCGCGACGCGACGTCGCTTCGCGAGGGGCTGAACGTCCTCGCGGAGCAGGCGGTCGACGACGAATGGCGCCGCGATGCCGGACCGGTCACCGCTCCGAAGGTGGCCTTCGTCTTCGCCGGAGAAGAGAACGCACGGGACGGCTCGGGCGCCGATCTGTACGATCGGGAGCCGGTCGTCCGCGCCATCCTCGATCGCTGCGACGCAGTGCTGAAGGAAGAACGGGACGGGGCGTCGCTCCTCGACGCGATGTTCGGTCGGGCCGGGGCGCCGGGGACGCCGCGGGACCCCGAGTGGGCGCAGCCGGCCGCGTACGCCCTGGCCTGCGCGCTCGCGGCGCTCTGGGCGAGCGTGGGCATCCGACCCGGCGCGGTGGCGGGCCACGGCGTCGGCGAACTGGCGGCGGCCTGGGCGGCCGGCGTCTTCAGCCTGGACGACGGGTTGCGGCTCGCCGCGGCGAGAGGGGCCGCCATGGCCCGGCCGAAACAGCGTCTGGCAGCCGCCGTGCCCGATGGCGAGGCGGGGGATTCCGCACACGATCCCCTCGACGACCTGGAGGCCGCGGCGAAGGAGATGGAGTTTTCCGCGCCTTCCGTGGCGATCGTCAGCCAGGTGACGGGTCGCAGGATGGACCCCGCCGGAGCACCGGATGGAGCCTACTGGCGCGAGCAGGCGCGTACACAGGAGGATCCGGGCCGCGCCTCCGAGGCGCTGGCGGATCTCGGCGTGGACCTCGTGGTGGAAATCGGGGCGGCTTCGTCCGCGGGTCCGACGGCGCTCTCCGACTGGCCGGACGCGGACGACGGCGTCGAAACGCCCTTCGCGGAGTCCGTGGCGAGCGCGTACGAGGCCGGCCTTCCCGTCTCCTTCGCGGGGCTGTTCGCGGGCGAAACGAGACGCCGGATCGCGCTCCCCGGCTACCCGTTCCAGCGCAGGCGCCACTGGATCGAGACCGGGGCTTGA